A stretch of Onychomys torridus chromosome 2, mOncTor1.1, whole genome shotgun sequence DNA encodes these proteins:
- the LOC118577997 gene encoding antizyme inhibitor 2-like — MSELCPENTSAGVSGRSTHPEDPREQLGAPGSPWPSEPIILGPEESARQLVLRKIQELSIEGRQDPFMVADLDVLASRHQTFLQALPQVQPFYAVKCNNRPGVLLVLAALGTGFDCASQGELEQVLGLGVAPSRIIFANPCKAVSHIQYAARCGVQLLTFDSEEELTKVAQHHPGARLVLRIQTQDSQSTFPLNAKFGAQLEACGPLLQAARDLGLAVVGASFHVGSDCQTPQSYRQAIADCHRVFEMGRRAGHHMRLLDLGGGFPGMEGSEAKFEEMARVINAARAQYFPEGTGVEVIAEPGRFYAESVCTAVVNIIAKKASLEPAGHRKLAYYLNEGYYGVFRIFLREPVPRTPIVVKEFPSEPRLFPCTLYGPTCDAFDRLFSKEVQLPELDVGDWLIFPDMGAYKSSMSSTFNGFPIITVYDAMRPQLRTLLESAP, encoded by the exons ATGTCAGAACTGTGCCCAGAGAACACCTCAGCTGGAGTCTCAGGGAGGAGCACCCACCCTGAAGACCCAAGGGAACAGCTAGGAGCCCCAGGAAGCCCATGGCCATCAGAGCCCATCATCCTGGGGCCAGAGGAATCTGCCCGGCAGTTGGTCCTGAGGAAGATTCAGGAGCTCTCCATTGAG GGCCGCCAGGACCCCTTCATGGTGGCTGACTTGGATGTGCTGGCCAGCCGCCATCAGACCTTCCTCCAGGCCCTGCCCCAAGTCCAGCCCTTCTACGCAGTGAAGTGTAATAACAGGCCCGGGGTGCTGCTTGTCTTGGCTGCCCTGGGCACTGGCTTTGACTGTGCCAGTCAG GGGGAGCTGGAGCAGGTGCTGGGCTTGGGCGTGGCCCCCTCTCGAATCATCTTCGCCAACCCCTGCAAGGCCGTCTCCCACATCCAGTATGCAGCCCGCTGTGGGGTGCAGCTTCTGACCTTCGACAGTGAGGAGGAACTAACTAAAGTGGCCCAGCACCACCCTGGAGCTAG gTTGGTCCTTCGAATCCAGACCCAGGACAGTCAAAGCACCTTCCCGCTGAATGCCAAGTTTGGAGCTCAGTTGGAGGCATGCGGCCCCTTGCTCCAGGCTGCCAGAGACCTGGGGTTGGCCGTGGTGGGGGCCTC CTTCCACGTGGGTTCTGACTGCCAGACACCCCAGAGTTACAGGCAGGCCATCGCTGACTGCCATCGTGTGTTTGAGATGGGCCGCAGGGCTGGCCACCACATGCGTCTGCTGGATCTTGGTGGGGGCTTCCCTGGAATGGAGGGCTCTGAAGCCAAATTTGAGGAG ATGGCTAGAGTGATCAATGCTGCCCGGGCCCAGTACTTCCCGGAGGGGACTGGTGTCGAGGTCATCGCGGAGCCTGGCCGCTTCTATGCAGAGTCTGTATGCACAGCCGTTGTGAACATCATAGCCAAGAAGGCCTCGCTGGAGCCAG CAGGCCATAGGAAGCTGGCATACTATCTCAATGAAGGCTATTATGGTGTCTTTCGAATCTTCCTCAGGGAGCCTGTCCCCAGGACACCCATTGTGGTGAAG GAGTTCCCCTCAGAGCCCCGCCTCTTCCCCTGCACCCTGTATGGCCCCACATGTGACGCCTTTGACAGGCTCTTCTCAAAGGAGGTGCAGCTGCCCGAGCTGGACGTGGGTGACTGGCTGATTTTCCCTGACATGGGTGCCTACAAGAGCTCCATGAGTTCCACCTTCAATGGCTTCCCAATCATAACGGTCTATGATGCCATGAGACCCCAGCTCAG GACCCTACTGGAGTCAGCACCTTAG